CCTCCGCGCGCAGATGAACCCGGGCTCGGCGCTTTTCTGGCGGTTGGGGGAGGGCGAGCCGGAGCTCATCGAGGGGCGGCTGGCAGAGGCGCTCAGGGAGAGCCTCCGGCTGGCCCTCGACACCGGGCGGGAGCGGGGGGACGCGCGCCTGCTGCCGGTGGAGGCGGCGGTACCGCGGAGCCTGGATCGCCTGGGCCCGGCGGAGCTGGCGGAGTGGTCGCTCTGTCTGGTGAGGGCTGCCGAGCAGGCGGAGCTGCCGCCCTCCCTGGTGGACCGGATCGGGCAGGCCGCTCTCCGCTGGACCCGCCAGCGGGTGGAGCGACTGGAGCAGGAGGCGCGCCGCGGATCGCGGGCCGACGCCCTGACGGGACTGGAGAACCGGTTGGGGCTGGAGCTCTGGCTGACCCGGCGGCTGGCGGCGCGGAGAAGCCGGGGCGGGCTGGCGGCGGCGGGGTCCGAGGGCGGGCTCTCCGCCCTGGCCGTGCAGGTGGTGGGTCTCGACGAGTTTACACGACTCCACGGTTGGGAGGCCCGGGACGAACTCCAAGTGCGGGTCGGGGTGGCACTCCACCGCCTCGCCGGTCGGCACCGGGGGGTGGCGGCGCGCTGGGACGGCGACGTCTTCCTGCTCCTGGTCCCCCTCGCGGGAGAAGGAAGGCTGCGTGCCGTGCAGGAGGAGGTCCGGGAGGAGCTGGCCCGGTCGATCGCCGCCCTCCATCCCGAATGGCGGCTGGCGACGAGGATGGCCGCGATCTCCTCGAGCGGCAGGAACGAGCAACGGTTGATCGGAGGCCTCCTCCAGGCCCTCCTGGTCGCCGAGGCGACCCTCCTGGAGGAGGGGGGAGCCGCCGCGCCGGGCGAGGGCGAAGAGAGATCGCCCGCCTGAAGCCGGAGTCCCGGCACCCTTCCTCGCTGCCTTCCCCCGGGTCCCGGTTCCCGTGCCCCATCGCGCGAAAGTCATATGGCCATCTCCAAATACTGGCGTTCGGCACGAATCTCTTAGCGGGGTCTCAGCTTTTGTTAGCAGGCGCGCGAGAGAGCTGTGCCAGGCTGCCGGGGGGAGAGCGGAGCGCCTGCGAGGTGCTCCCCTTCGGAGCAGACGGCAGGCCATCGCCGGAGAGGGGGAAGCCGTGTGGACGGATGCAGGTCGGCGGCGCACGGCGAGGGCATCTGCTCGCCCTTTCGCCGCGCCGCTCAGCTTCTGGGGCGTCGCTGGACGGCGGAGATCATCGCGCGGTTGCTGCCCGGACCTCACCGTTTCCGCGACATCCGGCGCGGGGTGCCCGGCCTCAGCGACCGGCTCCTCTCCCAGCGCCTGAAGGAGCTGGAAGAGGAGGGACTGGTGACCCGGAAGGTGGACGCTTCCGCCCGGCCGGTCCAGGTGGCGTACGGGTTGACCGAGCGGGGCCAGCAGCTGGTGACCGCCCTGGACGCCCTCCACGAGTGGGCGCACCAGTGGCTTTGATCCGGCCGGCGAGAGACCGGGAAGGCCCCGCCGGGCGACGGGGTCTTCCCTGACAGCGCGCAGGCGCCCGGATCGGTGCCGGCCTTGCGGGCGGCTCAGACCACCACGACCAGACCCGCCATGGCGACGGGGAACTCGCTGGAGTCCTGGTGCGGCTTGGCCTGCTTCGTCTTCGGGTCCAGGTCGGCGTGGACGTTGCAGTAGTAGTAGTACGCCCCCGGCTTGGAGAAGACGTGCGTCACCGACTGGCTGGCGGACACCGGCAGCATGAAGGAGTTGTCCGCTGCGACCACCGCGTGGGCATCGGAGTCGCCGTTGTGCCAGGTGACCTGACCGCCCTGCTTGACGACCACCACGTACGGTTCGAAGGCGTCCTTCCCCGGGATCTCCACCGTGACGCTCTGCTGGGCCGCGTCGCTGA
The nucleotide sequence above comes from Bacillota bacterium. Encoded proteins:
- a CDS encoding helix-turn-helix domain-containing protein is translated as MDGCRSAAHGEGICSPFRRAAQLLGRRWTAEIIARLLPGPHRFRDIRRGVPGLSDRLLSQRLKELEEEGLVTRKVDASARPVQVAYGLTERGQQLVTALDALHEWAHQWL
- a CDS encoding EAL domain-containing protein, coding for MATDLIDQLLDEPGRLRLVYQPLVRLADKRVVGLETLVRGPAGSELESPQALFREARLRGLAEELDRVIVERAVREAGARLGGRGGFLTVNVEPRTLIRRRSREAVLAALRRSPEVQLVVEITERSAAGGLSEAVQALRAEAPRVRVALDDLGVQGTNLSRLIEVRPDLLKLDLLMVRNLDQDWARRSLVASLVAYGRETGTILVAEGIERPAELLVVQQLGVEMAQGFLLAYPLPLDQAVGLVDGGLPWPASPGVPERAGDSEPVDLGRLEGPLKERLRAQMNPGSALFWRLGEGEPELIEGRLAEALRESLRLALDTGRERGDARLLPVEAAVPRSLDRLGPAELAEWSLCLVRAAEQAELPPSLVDRIGQAALRWTRQRVERLEQEARRGSRADALTGLENRLGLELWLTRRLAARRSRGGLAAAGSEGGLSALAVQVVGLDEFTRLHGWEARDELQVRVGVALHRLAGRHRGVAARWDGDVFLLLVPLAGEGRLRAVQEEVREELARSIAALHPEWRLATRMAAISSSGRNEQRLIGGLLQALLVAEATLLEEGGAAAPGEGEERSPA